The following is a genomic window from Hyperolius riggenbachi isolate aHypRig1 chromosome 4, aHypRig1.pri, whole genome shotgun sequence.
gactttaatccgctaatcgctacacaccaccggcaaattgatacactttttaaaatcgctccctataACGCTCCtggaatcgcttacaaactgctcatacaaaacgctagcgattgcgattagcgatagcatttTGTAGTGGCCTGGGGCCTGAGGGCTGAACCAGAACAGAGCTGATCAGATTCAGGAGTGACTGATTGATTAATCAGTTACTTGGAAATTCCACTCCAAAATGTCCTCAAATATTGACAGCTGGACAAGTCTTTGCACAattcaggctgggaacacacttgaaGTCAATGGCCTGTTTGAGAATCGCACGTTGTATGCATTCCTTTGCATTTTTGGCTCACATATTTTttcagcgattttaaaaaacgcacgGCATTCTATTTCTATCCAATTCTTAATTAAATACGTTGCGGTGTAACCCCCAAAAATTAGGAAAGCTCATGGAAAATCGCAAGCAGGAAAGGCATGTCCAGACCTTACTCTCACTGTCGACGGCCAGAAGAGGCACCCTGTGGTAGAACAGTGGAGGCGCTGTGTGAGGATCTGAAGAACCTCTGGACCATCTGACCGCTTCCAACTACTGAGGGAACCATAAGCTACAGGAGAGtggagttatttgcagggttgtggaggcggagtcaaagcaatttctgggtacctggagtcggaggtttcatatactgaggagtcggaagatttttgtaccgactccaaaaCCTTGTTATTTATTCCTCTTTCCTCAAAATTGGGTACTGATAGCAGCCCTGGACACTGCCCAATCCCTCTCCCATACATCAGGTGCAGATAGCAGCCCTGGACACTGCCCAatgcctccctcccccacctcctctcccaTACATCAGGTGCAGATAGCAGCCCTGGATATGGCCCCAGCCATCTCTCCCATGCATCAGGTGCAGATAGCAGCCCTGGACACTGCCCAatgcctccctcccccacctcctctcccaTACATCAGGTGCAGATAGCAGCCCTGGATATGGCCCCAGCCATCTCTCCCATGCATCAGGTGCAGATAGCAGCCCTGGACACTGCCTAatgcctccctcccccacctcctctcccaTACATCAGGTGCAGATAGCAGCCCTGGACacaaaccaccccccccccccccactcccacctcgagtacatttgaaatcggtgccgggagaattgggcgcaggatacagcggtatatggctgatcctgcttctgcacaagtccaggccgatttaattactattccccctccaggtcgccatggatagtgggggaatgatataattcggcttccagcgattgctggaggccgaattattatgtttttaagcaacctcggctccgtcttctgacggagccgacgttactcactgagcgcttcaataggaatgattcctattgaagtctatggaggcgccggctgcgcccaaatctgaaaagcactgctccgtctccCACCTCTGCCAAACATCAGGTACAGATAGCAGCGATAGATAGAAAGAACTTTGTACAGcttcacggaatatgttggtgttttataaatcaataataaatatatctcttacacacacactctctacatCAAATACAAATAGCAGCCCTGGACACAGCCCTGTCCCCCTCTCACCTTAGCATATTTCTTCACTTTCTGCTTCCTCCTGTATTTCTTGTCCTTCTTGCTCTCAGCCTCCTCCGCCACCCCCTCCTCCAGGGGATCATACTTGTCggggagaggtgacaggtgcactttcttactgctcctcttctttttcttcttcttgctctTCTTGTCCTCTGCTGACTGCCCTGGGGTCTCTGGCTGGCTGCTGCTCACCtccaccatctcctcctcctcctgcagcagAATGTGCTCCTTCTTTGGCTTCAGCTTCCTCCACTTGCTCCTCTTCTTGCCTTTGCTCTTGGGGCCCCCGGCCATGATGACAGCCAGTCAGCCTCCCTGCTACCAGCTGACTTGCCCTGAACAGGTAAACTAAAAATCAGCAGCCAGAAACTTCAGCTTGGACTTTGTATTATTGCTGCACAGGAATGTCAGTGCTCTCCACCCCCACCCAGCGGCGACTGCCTGGAACTGCAATGCTTGTTATTTCCTACAGTACTATTCCTATGGGACAGCCCTGGCAATCCTCCCAGTCTAGTCTGGGGCAGTTCTGTTCTTTCACACAGTGGGGATCCTCCGGTACATTGTTCCATTAGGCATGGTTTATTTGTTTAGCTGGGCGCAGGATATCCCCTCCCAAACAGGGGATTGTATTCCTACACATGTTTTCATGGTTTATCTCTGCCAAATCACAGGAGTGTATGCACAATGTGAAAtaggaaggggggaggagggggacatcccagtacctaaaaataaaaacttaTTACAGAATAAGGGCATTTTCAATGACGCATTTTCAACCACTTTCAAAATGCGTCACCACACATGTATCGATTTTTACTGGCAGATTGGATTGCAGTGATTGAGGCAGCAAAGACAGTAGGCATTGCGTGAaaggtagcgttttgctgcatatgtgttTGTGCGTTTTGAGTGCGTTTGCATTTCGTGCATGTGATTGCGTCATTAtaatgcatttgcattttgcaCATAAAAATCACATGcggttttttgtgcattttgtatacgttttttatatgcgttttataCTAATCTTTGGtgcgctccatcccattcaaatacattagccaaccgtaagcgttttaaaaagcgctcttggtgtacaccagccctgactagggatggttaatgagatgcaaataattttgagttgatgcagaattatgcaaacgtagtatgcaaatatatgcagcttgaaaatggaccaatctaatttgacctcagcaggatttgattggttcatttttaagctgcatatatttgcatataaaatatgcataatactgcatcaactaggaattatttgcatctcattgaccatccatatGTATGATGCAATGAGTCATAATGTCAATTGATTTGCAGCAAAAATTGATCAAAATGACATACAGTAAATTTTGTGGGGTATCGAACATTGCAACACTGCAGTATGATAGATTCTCAATGGATTTCATAGTGAAAACGATTAAATATCTGTGTGCAGACTAGTGTATGGGCGGTTTTGATACTTCTCTTCAGggatctagtcctgggaaaaaagtgagtggactcacttggagaaTTCCTGCGCAGCGCAcagcgcgccaaaaatgggcgtggtcaagcacaccgtgggtgtggtcatgggtggggccaaatatacatgaccttagcagtgatgtaaaaggtttgccgaggaagtttgagctctgccgtagtgtatcccccaaaaatagatgtaatctcacagcatttcaccaaaaagacacataatctggtagaagttcctccaaaatacagataatatggaagtggttcccccaaaatagacaatgtggcagcagcagttccaccaacatacacataatttggaagcagttccccaaaatacgcgaaacctggcagcgtatcacccaaaatacacgtaagttACGtgacgtaacacccaaaggacatataatctggcagcagggccgggccgaggcctaggctggagaggctccagcctcagggcgcagtgtaagagggggcgcagaattcattcagctgtcattcttaattgtgtttgaagcaaaaataaataaaaaaaggggatacatggcagtg
Proteins encoded in this region:
- the C4H1orf115 gene encoding required for drug-induced death protein 1, with protein sequence MAGGPKSKGKKRSKWRKLKPKKEHILLQEEEEMVEVSSSQPETPGQSAEDKKSKKKKKKRSSKKVHLSPLPDKYDPLEEGVAEEAESKKDKKYRRKQKVKKYAKNVGKAVRASCRYLLIGLQGLATAYISPFNTTVMMSAVVPR